One genomic window of Indioceanicola profundi includes the following:
- the fba gene encoding class II fructose-bisphosphate aldolase (catalyzes the reversible aldol condensation of dihydroxyacetonephosphate and glyceraldehyde 3-phosphate in the Calvin cycle, glycolysis, and/or gluconeogenesis) — protein MALISLRQLLDHAAEHGYGVPAFNINNMEQIQAIMQAAESCKSPVILQASAGARKYAGEPFLRRMVEAAVEMWPQIPICLHQDHGASPAICQQSIRSGFTSVMMDGSLMSDMKTPASYDYNVRVTAKVVEFAHAVGVSVEGELGCLGSLESGMAGEEDGSGAEGKLSHDQLLTDPDEAADFVARTGVDALAIAIGTSHGAYKFTRQPTGDVLAISRIREIHDRIPNTHLVMHGSSSVPQEWLEVIRANGGTIKETYGVPVEEIQEGIRNGVRKVNIDTDIRLAMSGAVRRLLTKKPDEFDPRKFLAEATKAARDLCVERFEAFGSAGQAEKINPLPLERMAALYAAGALDPAIPAAPPAARGAGVMPAAAVAHREV, from the coding sequence ATGGCCCTGATTTCCCTTCGACAGCTCCTGGACCATGCCGCCGAGCATGGCTATGGCGTGCCCGCCTTCAACATCAACAACATGGAGCAGATCCAGGCCATCATGCAGGCGGCCGAATCCTGCAAAAGCCCGGTGATCCTCCAGGCCTCCGCCGGAGCGCGGAAATATGCCGGCGAGCCGTTCCTGCGCCGGATGGTGGAGGCGGCGGTGGAGATGTGGCCGCAGATCCCGATCTGCCTGCACCAGGACCATGGCGCCAGCCCGGCCATCTGCCAGCAATCCATCCGCTCCGGCTTCACCAGCGTGATGATGGACGGCTCCCTTATGTCGGACATGAAGACCCCGGCCAGCTACGACTACAATGTCCGGGTCACGGCCAAGGTGGTGGAGTTCGCCCATGCCGTCGGCGTCTCGGTGGAGGGGGAGCTGGGCTGCCTCGGCTCGCTGGAATCCGGCATGGCGGGGGAGGAGGACGGATCGGGGGCGGAGGGCAAGCTCAGCCACGACCAGCTCCTGACCGACCCGGACGAGGCCGCGGATTTCGTGGCGCGGACCGGGGTGGACGCCCTGGCCATCGCCATCGGCACCAGCCACGGCGCCTACAAATTCACCCGCCAGCCCACGGGCGACGTGCTGGCCATCTCCCGCATCCGGGAAATCCATGACCGCATCCCCAACACCCATCTGGTGATGCACGGCTCCTCCTCTGTCCCGCAGGAATGGCTGGAGGTGATCCGCGCAAACGGCGGGACGATCAAGGAGACCTATGGCGTGCCGGTGGAGGAGATACAGGAGGGCATCCGCAACGGTGTGCGCAAGGTCAACATCGACACCGACATCCGCCTCGCCATGAGCGGTGCGGTGCGCCGGCTGCTGACGAAGAAGCCGGACGAGTTCGACCCCCGCAAGTTCCTGGCGGAGGCGACGAAGGCCGCCCGCGACCTCTGCGTGGAGCGGTTCGAGGCGTTCGGCTCCGCCGGCCAGGCGGAGAAGATCAACCCGCTGCCCTTGGAGCGGATGGCCGCCCTCTACGCCGCGGGCGCGCTCGATCCCGCCATTCCCGCGGCTCCGCCCGCGGCGCGCGGGGCAGGGGTCATGCCGGCCGCCGCCGTGGCCCACCGGGAGGTGTAG
- the tkt gene encoding transketolase, with translation MTATVEVREQDRLAPMQAGLHDRRRLANAIRVLAIDAVEAAKSGHPGMPMGMADIAEALWRRNLRHNPADPRWPDRDRFVLSNGHGSMLLYALLHLTGYDLPMEELKRFRQLHARTPGHPEYGITPGVETTTGPLGQGIANAVGMALAERLLAAEFNRPGHEIVNHRTWCFVGDGCLMEGISHEVCGLAGTLGLDKLVVFYDDNGISIDGHVQGWFADDTPGRFEAYGWRVIRGVDGHDGAALDAAIAEAMEPCGKPTLICCRTVIGWGSPGKAGTHDVHGAPLGAEETAAARAELGWTSAPFEIPDDVHAGWDARAAGAEAQSRWQSAFNRYAGEFPELAAEFTRRMRGGLPADFARKADDWIAETAARTDTVASRKASQQAIQALAAMLPEMLGGSADLTGSNLTDWKGCADVRKTGGGSYIHYGVREFGMAAVMNGIALHGGYLPFGGTFLVFSDYARNGLRLAALMGIRVVHVFTHDSIGLGEDGPTHQPVEHAASLRLMPNMDVWRPCDALETAIAWRSAVERADGPTSLLLSRQGLPAQTGEGRAEGAARGGYILADAPDGRPSLVLIATGSEVVLAMQARTLLADRGISARVVSMPCCEAFDRQDGAWRREVLPPGVPRLAVEAGAGDLWRKYVGLSGDVVSLDRFGESAPAGDLFTYFGFTAEAVADRAAALL, from the coding sequence ATGACCGCGACCGTCGAGGTCCGCGAACAGGACCGCCTTGCCCCGATGCAGGCCGGACTGCACGACCGCCGCCGCCTGGCGAACGCGATCCGGGTTCTCGCCATCGACGCGGTTGAAGCCGCGAAGTCCGGGCATCCCGGCATGCCCATGGGCATGGCCGACATCGCGGAGGCGCTGTGGCGGCGCAATCTCCGCCACAACCCGGCCGACCCGCGCTGGCCCGACCGCGACCGCTTCGTGCTGTCCAACGGCCACGGCTCCATGCTGCTCTACGCCCTGCTGCACCTCACCGGCTACGATCTGCCGATGGAGGAGCTGAAGCGCTTCCGCCAGCTCCACGCCAGGACGCCGGGCCACCCCGAATACGGCATCACGCCGGGGGTGGAGACCACCACGGGCCCGCTGGGCCAGGGCATCGCCAATGCCGTCGGCATGGCGCTGGCGGAGCGGCTGCTGGCGGCCGAGTTCAACCGGCCGGGGCATGAGATCGTCAACCACCGCACCTGGTGCTTCGTCGGCGACGGCTGCCTGATGGAGGGCATCAGCCACGAGGTCTGTGGCCTGGCCGGAACGCTGGGGCTGGACAAGCTGGTGGTGTTCTACGACGACAACGGCATCTCCATCGACGGGCATGTGCAGGGCTGGTTCGCGGACGACACGCCGGGCCGGTTCGAGGCCTATGGCTGGCGGGTGATCCGCGGCGTGGACGGCCATGACGGCGCCGCCCTGGACGCCGCCATCGCGGAGGCGATGGAGCCCTGCGGCAAGCCCACCCTGATCTGCTGCCGCACCGTGATCGGCTGGGGCAGCCCCGGCAAGGCCGGCACCCACGATGTCCACGGCGCGCCCCTGGGAGCCGAGGAGACCGCCGCCGCCAGGGCGGAGCTGGGCTGGACCTCCGCCCCGTTCGAAATTCCGGACGATGTCCATGCCGGCTGGGACGCCCGCGCGGCCGGGGCGGAAGCGCAGAGCCGCTGGCAGTCCGCCTTCAACCGCTACGCAGGCGAGTTCCCGGAGCTGGCCGCGGAATTCACCCGGCGGATGAGGGGCGGCCTGCCCGCCGACTTCGCGCGGAAGGCCGATGACTGGATCGCGGAAACCGCCGCCCGCACCGATACCGTCGCCAGCCGCAAGGCGTCCCAGCAGGCGATCCAGGCGCTGGCCGCCATGCTGCCGGAAATGCTGGGCGGCTCCGCCGACCTCACCGGCTCCAACCTCACCGACTGGAAGGGCTGCGCGGATGTGCGCAAGACCGGCGGGGGCAGCTACATCCATTACGGCGTGCGGGAGTTCGGCATGGCCGCCGTGATGAACGGCATCGCCCTGCATGGCGGCTACCTGCCCTTCGGCGGCACCTTCCTGGTCTTCTCCGACTATGCCCGCAACGGGTTGCGGCTGGCCGCACTGATGGGGATCAGGGTGGTTCATGTCTTCACCCATGACAGCATCGGCCTCGGCGAGGACGGCCCCACCCACCAGCCGGTGGAGCATGCCGCCAGCCTGCGCCTGATGCCCAACATGGATGTCTGGCGGCCCTGCGACGCGCTGGAGACCGCTATCGCCTGGCGCTCCGCCGTGGAGCGTGCGGACGGCCCGACCAGCCTGCTCCTCTCCCGCCAGGGTCTCCCCGCCCAGACGGGCGAGGGCCGGGCGGAGGGAGCGGCGCGGGGCGGCTACATCCTGGCCGATGCGCCGGACGGCCGGCCCTCCCTGGTGCTGATCGCCACCGGCTCGGAGGTGGTGCTCGCCATGCAGGCCCGCACCCTGTTGGCCGACCGCGGCATCTCCGCCCGTGTCGTCTCCATGCCCTGCTGCGAGGCCTTCGACCGGCAGGACGGGGCATGGCGGCGGGAGGTGCTGCCGCCCGGCGTGCCGCGGCTGGCGGTGGAGGCCGGGGCCGGCGACCTCTGGCGCAAATATGTGGGCCTCTCCGGCGACGTGGTCTCGCTCGACCGCTTCGGCGAATCCGCCCCCGCCGGCGACCTCTTCACCTATTTCGGCTTCACCGCCGAGGCCGTGGCGGACCGGGCGGCGGCGCTGCTGTGA
- a CDS encoding phosphoribulokinase → MSVKHPIIAITGSSGAGTTTVTRTFQQIFRREGVTAAIVEGDSFHRYDRKEMRGKMKEAQEKQLTSFSHFGPDANLFEELEELFRGYGETGSGRTRKYLHDDKEAEPYGQEPGTFTPWEDVEHGTDLLFYEGLHGCVQTETVDIARYVDLKIGVVPIVNLEWIQKIHRDRNMRGYSEEAIVDTILRRMPDYVKYICPQFSVTDVNFQRVPMVDTSNPFVARDIPTSDESMLVIRFAKPKGIDFPYLLSMLKDSFMSRPNTIVCPGDKMALAMQLIFTPMIWQLMDRKKRAF, encoded by the coding sequence ATGTCGGTCAAGCATCCGATCATCGCGATCACCGGCTCCTCCGGGGCCGGCACCACCACCGTCACCCGCACCTTCCAGCAGATTTTCCGGCGCGAGGGGGTGACGGCCGCCATCGTGGAGGGCGACAGCTTCCACCGCTACGACCGCAAGGAGATGCGGGGCAAGATGAAGGAGGCGCAGGAGAAGCAGCTCACCAGCTTCAGCCATTTCGGCCCCGACGCGAACCTGTTCGAGGAGCTGGAGGAGCTGTTCCGCGGCTATGGCGAAACCGGCAGCGGCCGCACCCGCAAATATCTCCACGACGACAAGGAGGCGGAGCCCTACGGCCAGGAGCCCGGCACCTTCACCCCCTGGGAGGATGTGGAGCATGGCACCGACCTTCTATTCTACGAGGGCCTGCACGGCTGCGTTCAGACCGAAACGGTGGATATCGCGCGCTATGTCGATCTGAAGATCGGCGTCGTCCCCATCGTGAATCTGGAATGGATCCAGAAGATCCACCGCGACCGCAACATGCGCGGATATTCGGAGGAGGCGATCGTGGACACGATCCTGCGCCGGATGCCGGACTATGTGAAGTACATCTGCCCGCAGTTCAGCGTCACCGACGTGAATTTCCAGCGCGTCCCCATGGTGGACACCAGCAATCCCTTCGTCGCCCGCGACATCCCGACCTCCGACGAAAGCATGCTGGTGATCCGCTTCGCGAAGCCCAAGGGGATCGACTTCCCCTATCTGCTCTCGATGCTGAAGGACAGCTTCATGAGCCGCCCGAACACCATCGTCTGTCCGGGCGACAAGATGGCGCTGGCCATGCAGCTCATCTTCACCCCCATGATCTGGCAGCTCATGGACCGGAAGAAGCGGGCGTTCTGA
- a CDS encoding class 1 fructose-bisphosphatase: protein MTFSKFIIEDQRRRGGCDTDLTALLNDVQTACKFIATAVARGALKQAPGPAGTQAAAPGTNVHGEAQKPLDIIANEIFLRTCEYGGQLCGMASEEMEELYRIPPQYPRGRYLLVFDPLDGSSNLDVNVTVGTIFSILRAPEGIDEPELEHFLQPGTEQVAAGFALYGPADMIVATFGAGVHGFTLDREIGAYTLTHPNMRIPENACEFAINSSNERFWEPPVRRYVEECVEGKAGIRGQDFNMRWIASLVAEVYRILIRGGLFMYPRDTRPSCKPGRLRLLYEANPIAMVVEQAGGAATTGRERILDIQPESLHQRVPLILGSKAEVERLVAYHTAHDKGEDLEFSAPLFGTRSLFITPVPATQD from the coding sequence ATGACGTTCAGCAAGTTCATCATCGAGGACCAGCGCCGCCGCGGCGGTTGCGACACCGACCTGACGGCGCTGCTGAACGATGTGCAGACCGCCTGCAAGTTCATCGCCACCGCCGTTGCCCGCGGTGCGCTGAAACAGGCCCCCGGCCCCGCCGGAACCCAGGCCGCCGCCCCCGGCACCAACGTGCATGGCGAAGCGCAGAAGCCGTTGGACATCATCGCCAATGAGATTTTCCTGCGCACCTGCGAATATGGCGGCCAGCTCTGCGGCATGGCGTCGGAGGAGATGGAGGAGCTGTACCGCATTCCCCCGCAATATCCGCGCGGCCGCTACCTCCTGGTCTTCGATCCGCTCGACGGCTCCTCCAATCTGGACGTCAACGTCACGGTCGGCACCATCTTCTCCATCCTGCGCGCCCCCGAAGGCATCGACGAGCCGGAGCTGGAGCACTTCCTGCAGCCCGGCACCGAGCAGGTGGCCGCCGGCTTCGCCCTCTACGGCCCGGCGGACATGATCGTCGCCACCTTCGGCGCCGGCGTGCACGGCTTCACCCTGGACCGGGAGATCGGCGCCTACACGCTGACCCATCCCAACATGCGCATCCCGGAGAATGCCTGCGAGTTCGCCATCAACAGCTCCAACGAGCGGTTCTGGGAGCCCCCCGTCCGCCGCTATGTGGAAGAGTGCGTGGAGGGCAAGGCCGGCATCCGCGGCCAGGATTTCAACATGCGCTGGATCGCCAGCCTGGTGGCGGAGGTCTACCGCATCCTGATCCGGGGCGGGCTGTTCATGTATCCCCGTGACACCCGCCCCTCCTGCAAGCCGGGCCGGCTGCGCCTGCTCTACGAGGCCAACCCCATCGCCATGGTGGTGGAGCAGGCCGGCGGCGCCGCCACAACGGGCCGGGAGCGCATCCTGGACATCCAGCCGGAGTCGCTGCACCAGCGGGTTCCGCTGATCCTGGGATCGAAGGCGGAGGTGGAGCGGCTGGTCGCCTACCACACGGCCCACGACAAGGGCGAGGATCTGGAATTCTCCGCCCCCTTGTTCGGCACCCGCTCCCTCTTCATCACCCCCGTTCCCGCCACCCAGGACTGA
- the cbbX gene encoding CbbX protein: MTSAAEMLDRADAAPPAAAAGTVDLDALYRESGIGEILGQMDRELVGLKPVKTRIREIAALLLVERARRKLGLEAEPPPLHMCFSGNPGTGKTTVARRMAGILHALGYIRRDHVVSVTRDDLVGQYIGHTAPKTKDVLKRAMGGVLFIDEAYYLYRPENERDYGQEAIEILLQVMEDNRDDLVVILAGYKDRMDTFFKSNPGMASRIAHHVDFPDYEAGELMQIARLMMDGMSYRFTPEAETAMQDYILRRMEQPRFSNARSIRNALDRARLRQANRLFEQRGEAIGIEALQTITGEDIRKSRVFAQ, encoded by the coding sequence ATGACCTCGGCAGCCGAAATGCTGGACCGGGCGGACGCGGCTCCGCCCGCCGCCGCCGCCGGCACGGTGGACCTGGACGCGCTCTACCGCGAGTCCGGTATCGGGGAGATACTGGGCCAGATGGACCGGGAGCTGGTCGGGCTGAAGCCCGTCAAGACCCGCATCCGGGAGATCGCCGCCCTGCTGCTGGTGGAGCGCGCCCGGCGCAAGCTGGGGCTGGAGGCGGAACCGCCGCCGCTGCACATGTGCTTCAGCGGCAATCCCGGCACCGGCAAGACCACGGTGGCCCGCCGCATGGCCGGCATCCTGCACGCGCTGGGCTATATCCGCCGCGACCATGTGGTCAGCGTGACCCGCGACGATCTGGTGGGTCAGTATATCGGCCACACCGCGCCCAAGACCAAGGACGTGCTGAAGCGCGCCATGGGCGGCGTGCTGTTCATCGACGAGGCCTACTATCTCTACCGGCCGGAGAATGAGCGCGACTACGGGCAGGAGGCGATCGAGATCCTGCTCCAGGTGATGGAGGACAACCGGGACGACCTCGTGGTGATCCTGGCCGGCTACAAGGACCGGATGGACACCTTCTTCAAGTCCAACCCCGGCATGGCGTCGCGCATCGCCCACCATGTGGACTTCCCGGACTACGAGGCCGGCGAGCTGATGCAGATCGCCCGGCTGATGATGGACGGGATGAGCTACCGTTTCACCCCGGAGGCCGAGACGGCCATGCAGGACTACATCCTCCGCCGCATGGAGCAGCCCCGCTTCTCCAATGCCCGCTCCATCCGCAACGCGCTGGACCGCGCCCGCCTGCGCCAGGCCAACCGCCTGTTCGAGCAGCGCGGCGAGGCCATCGGCATCGAGGCCCTCCAGACCATCACGGGGGAGGATATCCGGAAGAGCCGCGTCTTCGCGCAATAG
- the rpe gene encoding ribulose-phosphate 3-epimerase, with product MAERVRGQRLAPSILSADFSRLGEEVERVVEAGCDIIHFDVMDNHYVPNLTIGPLVCEAIRPRTKAPIDVHLMVRPVDALVPMFAKAGADIISFHPEASDHLDRTLSLIRDQGCRAGLAFNPATPLHYLDHVMDRLDLILVMSVNPGFGGQSFIPSALDKIADIRRRIDEHAARTGSDIWLEVDGGIKPANIRAVADAGADTFVAGSAIFGSPDAGGGYRGVVGRMRDELAAPLAAQGRAA from the coding sequence ATGGCTGAGCGTGTGAGGGGGCAGCGCCTTGCCCCCTCCATCCTCTCCGCCGACTTCTCCCGCCTGGGGGAAGAGGTGGAGCGGGTGGTGGAGGCCGGGTGCGACATCATCCATTTCGACGTGATGGACAACCACTATGTGCCGAACCTGACCATCGGCCCGCTGGTGTGCGAAGCCATCCGTCCGCGGACGAAGGCCCCCATCGACGTGCATCTGATGGTCCGCCCGGTGGATGCTTTGGTGCCCATGTTCGCCAAGGCGGGCGCCGACATCATCAGCTTCCATCCCGAGGCGTCGGACCATCTGGACCGCACCCTGTCCCTGATCCGCGACCAGGGCTGCCGCGCCGGGCTGGCGTTCAACCCGGCCACGCCGCTGCACTATCTTGACCATGTGATGGACCGGCTGGACCTGATCCTGGTCATGTCGGTCAATCCCGGCTTCGGCGGGCAGAGCTTCATCCCGTCGGCCCTGGACAAGATCGCGGACATCCGCCGCCGCATCGACGAGCATGCGGCGCGCACCGGGTCCGACATCTGGCTTGAGGTGGATGGGGGCATCAAGCCGGCCAACATCCGCGCCGTGGCCGATGCCGGGGCCGACACCTTCGTCGCCGGCTCCGCCATCTTCGGCAGCCCGGATGCGGGCGGCGGCTATCGCGGCGTGGTGGGCCGGATGCGCGATGAGCTGGCGGCGCCCCTGGCGGCGCAAGGGAGGGCAGCATGA
- a CDS encoding ribulose bisphosphate carboxylase small subunit, which yields MRLTQGQFSFLPELTDEEITMQVQYALDQGWAVAVEHTDDPHPRNTYWTMWGTPMFDLRDAKGVMMEVDACRKANADSYVKVLAFDSSEGFETVRMSFIVNRPAVEPGFELVRAEGPGRQVNYTIRSYATNRPAGQRYAEAGHG from the coding sequence ATGCGACTGACCCAAGGCCAGTTCTCCTTCCTGCCGGAGCTGACGGACGAGGAGATCACGATGCAGGTGCAGTACGCCCTGGACCAGGGCTGGGCCGTGGCGGTGGAGCACACCGACGATCCGCACCCGCGCAACACCTACTGGACCATGTGGGGCACCCCCATGTTCGACCTCCGCGACGCCAAGGGCGTGATGATGGAGGTGGATGCCTGCCGCAAGGCCAACGCGGACAGCTATGTGAAGGTGCTCGCCTTCGACAGCTCCGAAGGGTTCGAGACGGTGCGGATGTCGTTCATCGTCAACCGCCCGGCGGTGGAGCCCGGCTTCGAGCTGGTGCGGGCCGAGGGTCCCGGCCGGCAGGTCAACTACACGATCCGCAGCTACGCGACCAACCGCCCGGCCGGCCAGCGCTATGCGGAGGCGGGTCATGGCTGA
- a CDS encoding form I ribulose bisphosphate carboxylase large subunit has protein sequence MKARYKPGVLKYRQMGYWVPDYEPKDTDVLAVFRITPQEGVEPEEAAAAVAGESSTATWTVVWTDRLTNCEHYRAKAYRVDPVPGAPDQFFAYIAYDLDLFEEGSIANLTASIIGNVFGFKPLKALRLEDMRIPTAYMKTFQGPATGIVAERERMNSFGRPLLGATMKPKLGLSGRNYGRVVYEALKGGLDFTKDDENINSQPFMHWRDRYLYCMEGVNRAMAETGEIKGTYLNVTAATMEDMYERAEFAKSLGSVIIMIDLVIGYTAIQSMAKWARKNDMILHLHRAGHSTYTRQKSHGVSFRVIAKWMRMAGVDHIHAGTVVGKLEGDPSVIRGIYDTCRETNVTQNLQHGIFFDQPWAGLKRMMPVASGGIHAGQMHQLLTYLGEDVVLQFGGGTIGHPDGIQAGATANRVALEVMVKARNEGRDIWNEGPEILQEAARWCSPLSAALDTWKDVTFNYASTDSVDYVPTPTVAA, from the coding sequence ATGAAGGCCCGGTACAAGCCCGGCGTCCTCAAGTATCGGCAGATGGGATACTGGGTACCGGACTACGAACCGAAGGACACGGACGTCCTCGCCGTCTTCCGCATCACCCCGCAGGAGGGTGTCGAGCCGGAGGAGGCCGCCGCGGCCGTTGCCGGCGAAAGCTCCACCGCCACCTGGACCGTGGTGTGGACCGACCGCCTCACCAATTGCGAGCACTACCGCGCCAAGGCCTACCGGGTCGATCCCGTGCCGGGCGCGCCGGACCAGTTCTTCGCCTACATCGCCTACGACCTCGACCTGTTCGAGGAGGGGTCGATCGCGAACCTCACCGCCTCCATCATCGGCAACGTCTTCGGCTTCAAGCCGCTGAAGGCCCTGCGGCTGGAGGATATGCGCATCCCCACCGCCTACATGAAGACCTTCCAGGGTCCCGCCACCGGCATCGTGGCGGAGCGGGAGCGGATGAACAGCTTCGGCCGCCCGCTGCTGGGCGCCACCATGAAGCCCAAGCTGGGCCTGTCCGGCCGCAACTACGGCCGCGTGGTGTACGAGGCGCTGAAGGGCGGCCTCGACTTCACCAAGGATGACGAGAACATCAACTCCCAGCCCTTCATGCACTGGCGGGACCGCTACCTCTACTGCATGGAAGGCGTCAACCGCGCCATGGCGGAGACGGGGGAGATCAAGGGCACCTACCTGAACGTCACCGCCGCCACCATGGAGGACATGTACGAGCGCGCCGAGTTCGCCAAGTCGCTGGGCAGCGTCATCATCATGATCGATCTCGTGATCGGCTACACGGCCATCCAGTCCATGGCCAAGTGGGCGCGCAAGAACGACATGATCCTGCACCTGCACCGCGCCGGCCACTCCACCTACACAAGACAGAAGTCGCATGGCGTCAGCTTCCGCGTCATCGCAAAGTGGATGCGCATGGCCGGCGTCGACCATATCCACGCCGGCACCGTGGTGGGCAAGCTGGAGGGCGATCCGAGCGTGATCCGCGGCATCTACGACACCTGCCGGGAAACGAACGTGACCCAGAACCTGCAGCACGGCATCTTCTTCGACCAGCCCTGGGCCGGCCTGAAGCGCATGATGCCGGTGGCGTCGGGCGGCATCCATGCCGGCCAGATGCACCAACTCCTGACCTACCTCGGCGAGGATGTGGTGCTTCAGTTCGGTGGCGGAACGATCGGCCATCCGGATGGCATCCAGGCCGGCGCCACGGCCAACCGCGTCGCCCTCGAGGTGATGGTCAAGGCCCGCAACGAGGGACGCGACATCTGGAACGAGGGGCCGGAGATCCTGCAGGAGGCCGCCCGCTGGTGCAGCCCGCTGAGTGCTGCCCTCGACACCTGGAAGGACGTCACCTTCAACTACGCCTCCACCGACAGCGTGGATTACGTCCCCACCCCCACGGTCGCCGCCTGA
- a CDS encoding LysR family transcriptional regulator, giving the protein MTLQHATLRQMQIFAAAARTLSFARVAEQFGLTPGAVSFQIKQMEGHCGFPLFERVGRRVVLTEAGSGLLEHASVILKALTDADRRMQSLKDLTGGHVNIGLVSTAKYIVPHMLSRFQADRPGVSVHLQDGNRREVNEAVARGDVDLAIMGRPLEDADVVAEPFAQHPSVIVCAPNHPLADAPKLKLLDLAEEEFVAREQGAGTRAMTESYFQKQGFTPRIVMTSSSNETLKQAVMAGMGIALISRHTISLELGLGMLRVMNVEGLPLMRAWYVAHRRSLPLLPVHARLQDFLLRRGQEIIDELDARHQQMGAARAAG; this is encoded by the coding sequence ATGACCCTTCAGCACGCCACATTGCGGCAGATGCAGATCTTCGCCGCCGCCGCCCGCACCCTGTCCTTTGCCCGCGTGGCGGAGCAGTTCGGGCTGACTCCGGGTGCCGTTTCCTTCCAGATCAAGCAGATGGAGGGGCATTGCGGCTTCCCCCTGTTCGAGCGGGTGGGCCGGCGCGTGGTGCTGACGGAGGCGGGAAGCGGCCTGCTGGAACATGCCAGCGTGATCCTGAAGGCGCTGACCGATGCGGACCGGCGTATGCAGAGTTTGAAAGACTTGACCGGCGGGCACGTCAATATCGGGCTGGTCAGTACTGCGAAATACATCGTCCCGCACATGCTGTCCCGCTTCCAGGCCGACCGGCCCGGCGTGTCCGTCCATCTCCAGGACGGCAACCGGCGGGAGGTGAACGAGGCGGTGGCGCGGGGCGATGTCGACCTAGCCATCATGGGCCGCCCGCTGGAGGATGCGGACGTCGTCGCCGAGCCCTTCGCCCAGCATCCTAGCGTGATCGTCTGCGCCCCCAACCACCCGCTGGCCGATGCGCCGAAGCTGAAGCTGCTGGATCTGGCGGAGGAGGAGTTCGTGGCGCGGGAACAGGGGGCCGGCACCCGCGCCATGACGGAAAGCTATTTCCAGAAGCAGGGCTTCACGCCCCGCATCGTCATGACCAGCAGCAGCAACGAGACCTTGAAGCAGGCCGTGATGGCCGGCATGGGCATCGCCCTGATCTCCCGCCACACCATCAGCCTGGAGCTGGGGCTGGGCATGCTGAGGGTGATGAATGTGGAGGGGCTGCCGCTGATGCGGGCCTGGTACGTGGCCCACCGCCGCAGCCTGCCGCTGCTGCCGGTGCATGCGCGGCTGCAGGACTTCCTGCTGCGCCGCGGCCAGGAGATCATCGACGAGCTGGATGCCAGGCACCAGCAGATGGGGGCGGCGCGGGCGGCGGGGTGA
- the prmB gene encoding 50S ribosomal protein L3 N(5)-glutamine methyltransferase, with the protein MTKTITVDAAAAAAELRTVRDFIRHGVSRFRSADLFHGHGATTPFDEAVFLVLETLKLPVDQLDPYLDARLTAVERQALADIIEARVATRKPAAYLTQRTYIQGVPFYVDERAIVPRSYIGELLFSDIVGGEEFTIVEDPGEVEKVLDLCTGSGCLAILAALVFPDAVVDAVDLSKDALEVAKINVADHGMEGRVNLIHGDLFKPLKGRKYDLIITNPPYVDADAMAALPPEYRAEPEMALAGGPDGLDIVRRILKEAPKHLTADGGLLVEMGTGREILEEEFPDTDFLWLQTAESFGEVFWLSKEQLDDM; encoded by the coding sequence GTGACCAAGACCATCACCGTCGATGCCGCCGCCGCCGCGGCCGAGCTGCGCACCGTCCGCGACTTCATCCGCCACGGGGTGAGCCGCTTCCGCAGCGCCGACCTGTTCCACGGCCACGGCGCCACGACCCCCTTCGACGAGGCGGTGTTCCTGGTGCTGGAAACGCTGAAGCTGCCGGTGGACCAGCTCGACCCCTATCTGGATGCCCGGCTGACGGCGGTGGAGCGGCAGGCGCTGGCGGACATCATTGAGGCGCGGGTCGCCACCCGCAAGCCGGCCGCCTACCTCACCCAGCGCACCTATATCCAGGGCGTGCCCTTCTATGTCGATGAGCGGGCGATCGTGCCCCGCAGCTATATCGGGGAGCTGCTCTTCTCCGACATCGTCGGCGGGGAGGAGTTCACCATCGTGGAGGACCCCGGCGAGGTGGAGAAGGTGCTGGACCTCTGCACCGGCTCCGGCTGCCTCGCCATCCTGGCGGCGCTGGTCTTCCCGGACGCTGTGGTGGATGCGGTCGACCTCTCCAAGGACGCGCTGGAGGTGGCGAAGATCAATGTCGCCGACCACGGGATGGAGGGGCGGGTCAACCTGATCCACGGCGATCTGTTCAAGCCGCTGAAGGGCCGCAAATACGACCTCATCATCACCAATCCGCCCTATGTGGACGCCGACGCCATGGCCGCCCTGCCGCCGGAATACCGGGCGGAGCCGGAGATGGCGCTGGCCGGCGGGCCGGACGGGCTGGACATCGTGCGCCGCATCCTGAAGGAAGCGCCCAAGCACCTCACCGCCGATGGCGGCCTGCTGGTGGAGATGGGCACCGGCCGCGAAATCCTGGAGGAGGAGTTCCCGGACACGGACTTCCTCTGGCTCCAGACCGCCGAAAGCTTCGGCGAGGTCTTCTGGCTGAGCAAGGAACAGCTCGACGATATGTAA